From the genome of Deinococcus sp. AJ005, one region includes:
- a CDS encoding glycine C-acetyltransferase: MTISLSERLSAELSGLRDSGLLIKPRVLDRANRARTRVDGREVVNLASNNYLGFADHPRLKEKAAAYLREWGVGAGAVRTIAGTLRIHEELEQQLAAFKHTGSALVLHSGFTTNQGVLGTLLKEGDLVISDALNHASIIDGLRLTKATKKVYQHADADDLERLLQENETDGLKLVVTDGVFSMDGDLAPLDKLIAVARKYGAVTYVDDAHGSGVMGKDGRGTVHHFGFENADDVIQVGTLSKAWGGVGGYAAGHADLRELLINRARPYLFSTAQPPAVVGGLVAAIEEVQRDPTLMRRLWDNTHYFKAELAGLGFDTMGSVTPITPVLFGEPEAAFEASRLLFEEGVFAVGLGFPTVPRGSARIRNIVTAEHTRADLDQALSAYEKVGRKLKVVGI, translated from the coding sequence ATGACCATTTCACTTTCCGAGCGGCTAAGCGCCGAACTCTCGGGTCTGCGCGACAGCGGACTCCTGATCAAGCCACGTGTGCTGGACAGGGCCAACCGCGCCCGCACGCGCGTAGATGGCCGCGAGGTGGTGAATCTGGCGAGCAACAACTACCTGGGCTTTGCCGATCACCCCCGTCTCAAGGAAAAGGCCGCCGCCTACCTGCGCGAGTGGGGTGTGGGGGCCGGGGCAGTGCGGACCATTGCTGGAACGCTGCGGATTCACGAGGAACTGGAGCAGCAACTGGCTGCTTTTAAGCACACCGGCAGCGCGCTGGTGCTGCACAGCGGCTTTACCACCAATCAGGGAGTGCTGGGCACCCTTCTTAAAGAGGGCGATCTGGTGATCAGCGACGCACTGAACCATGCCAGCATCATCGACGGGCTGCGGCTGACCAAGGCCACCAAGAAGGTCTACCAGCACGCCGATGCGGACGATCTGGAGCGGCTGTTGCAGGAAAATGAGACGGACGGCCTGAAACTGGTGGTCACCGACGGCGTCTTCAGCATGGACGGCGATCTGGCCCCGCTGGATAAGTTGATCGCGGTGGCCCGCAAGTACGGCGCGGTGACCTATGTAGACGACGCCCACGGCAGCGGCGTGATGGGCAAGGACGGGCGCGGCACGGTGCATCACTTCGGTTTTGAGAACGCCGACGACGTGATTCAGGTGGGCACCCTGTCCAAAGCCTGGGGCGGCGTGGGCGGGTACGCCGCCGGGCACGCGGACCTGCGCGAACTGCTGATCAACCGCGCCCGCCCCTACCTGTTCTCCACCGCGCAGCCCCCTGCGGTGGTGGGCGGTCTGGTGGCCGCCATAGAAGAGGTGCAGCGCGACCCCACGCTGATGCGGCGGCTGTGGGACAACACGCACTACTTCAAGGCCGAGCTGGCCGGACTGGGCTTCGACACCATGGGCAGCGTCACGCCCATCACGCCCGTTCTCTTTGGTGAACCGGAAGCAGCGTTCGAGGCCAGCCGCCTGCTGTTCGAGGAAGGTGTTTTTGCCGTGGGTCTGGGCTTTCCCACCGTGCCGCGCGGCAGCGCCCGCATCCGCAACATCGTGACCGCCGAGCATACGCGCGCCGATCTGGATCAGGCGCTGTCGGCCTACGAGAAGGTGGGCCGCAAGCTGAAGGTGGTCGGGATCTGA
- a CDS encoding oxidoreductase — MQIQHKSIRRWNNLSALQKTAIVVAGTVQAGLFAAAWLDLSRRQPDQLNGTQAGWRAVLFLNFIGPLAYFARGRKQSDWSETDMPDQSGRVAIVTGANSGLGYETARALAQHGATVVMACRNAQKAEAAATRILATGPLGKVIPMSLDLGDLDSVRVFADDFKSRFERLDLLVNNAGIMVPPQGETAQGFETQFGVNHLGHFALTAQLIDVLNATPDARVVNLSSIAHRFGKIDFDDLNWKERDYKPMPAYGQSKLANLLFTYELQRRLQAAGKSTVAVAAHPGYAATGLQGEGGNDGLMGKLAQTQEMGALPSMYAATALGVEGGEFFGPSGLAEIAGHPQLVQSNARSHDTETARQLWKASEELTGVTFRV, encoded by the coding sequence ATGCAAATACAGCACAAGTCCATTCGCCGCTGGAACAACCTCAGCGCCCTCCAGAAAACCGCCATTGTCGTCGCCGGAACCGTGCAGGCAGGGCTGTTCGCCGCTGCGTGGCTGGACCTCAGCCGCCGTCAGCCGGATCAGCTCAACGGCACACAGGCGGGCTGGCGCGCGGTGCTGTTCCTCAATTTCATCGGCCCGCTGGCCTATTTCGCCCGTGGCCGCAAACAGAGTGACTGGTCCGAGACCGACATGCCCGATCAGAGTGGCAGGGTTGCCATCGTCACTGGGGCCAACAGTGGACTGGGCTACGAAACGGCCCGCGCGCTGGCCCAGCACGGCGCAACCGTGGTCATGGCCTGCCGCAACGCGCAGAAGGCCGAGGCCGCTGCTACCCGCATTCTGGCGACAGGTCCGCTTGGCAAGGTGATCCCCATGTCCTTGGACCTAGGCGATCTGGATTCGGTGCGGGTGTTTGCCGACGACTTCAAGAGCAGGTTCGAGCGCCTGGATTTGCTGGTCAACAACGCGGGCATCATGGTGCCGCCGCAGGGCGAGACCGCGCAGGGCTTCGAGACGCAGTTCGGTGTCAATCACCTAGGCCACTTTGCCCTGACCGCGCAGCTCATCGACGTGCTGAACGCCACCCCTGACGCGCGGGTGGTCAACCTGAGCAGCATCGCGCACCGCTTCGGGAAGATCGATTTTGATGACTTGAACTGGAAAGAGCGCGACTACAAACCCATGCCCGCTTACGGCCAGAGCAAGCTTGCCAATCTGCTGTTTACCTACGAGTTGCAGCGGCGGTTGCAGGCGGCGGGGAAATCCACGGTGGCGGTGGCGGCCCATCCCGGCTACGCGGCCACGGGTTTGCAGGGTGAGGGCGGCAACGACGGTCTGATGGGCAAATTGGCTCAGACGCAGGAAATGGGCGCGCTGCCCAGCATGTACGCGGCGACTGCGCTGGGGGTGGAGGGCGGCGAGTTCTTCGGGCCGTCCGGGCTGGCCGAGATCGCGGGCCATCCGCAGCTCGTACAGTCCAACGCCCGCTCGCACGACACCGAGACCGCCCGGCAGTTGTGGAAGGCTTCCGAGGAACTGACCGGGGTGACGTTCCGGGTCTGA
- the fumC gene encoding class II fumarate hydratase yields the protein MTQTRKESDTMGTLDVTADRYWGAQTERSIHNFPIGRDTFIWGRPIIRALGILKKGAAQANAELGELPQDVADLIVQAADEVIAGKLDDHFPLVVFQTGSGTQSNMNSNEVISNRAIEIAGGEMGSKKPVHPNDHVNRGQSSNDTFPTAMHIAVVLELNERLYGDVGKLRDTLHAKAEEYAGLVKVGRTHLQDATPITLGQEIGGWVAQLDYALAEVRHAGEGLLDLAIGGTAVGTGLNAHPQFGDLAAKKYEAETGFAFRSAENKFAALSAHDALVQTSAALRTLAGALMKMANDVRWLASGPRNGIGEITIPENEPGSSIMPGKVNPTQSEALTMVATRVFGNDATVAFAGSQGNFQLNVFKPVMVHAVLESIRLISDASLAFNDNCAVGIEPNLEKIKHNLDINLMQVTALNKHIGYDRAAAIAKKAHKDGSSLKEAAVGLGYVTDEEFDAWVVPLEMTRN from the coding sequence ATGACCCAAACCCGCAAGGAATCCGACACGATGGGCACGCTGGACGTCACCGCAGACCGCTACTGGGGCGCGCAAACCGAGCGCAGCATCCACAACTTCCCAATTGGCCGCGACACCTTCATCTGGGGCCGCCCAATCATCCGCGCGCTGGGCATCCTGAAAAAGGGCGCGGCGCAGGCCAACGCCGAACTGGGCGAACTGCCGCAGGACGTGGCCGATCTGATCGTGCAGGCCGCCGATGAAGTGATCGCCGGGAAACTGGACGATCACTTTCCGCTGGTGGTCTTCCAGACCGGATCGGGCACCCAGAGCAACATGAACTCCAACGAGGTCATCAGCAACCGCGCCATCGAGATCGCGGGCGGCGAGATGGGCAGCAAAAAGCCGGTGCATCCCAACGATCACGTCAACCGGGGCCAGAGCAGCAACGACACCTTTCCCACCGCCATGCACATCGCTGTGGTGCTGGAACTGAATGAGCGGCTGTACGGCGACGTGGGCAAGCTACGGGACACGCTGCACGCCAAGGCCGAGGAGTATGCCGGGCTGGTCAAAGTGGGCCGCACGCATCTGCAAGACGCCACCCCCATCACGCTGGGCCAGGAAATCGGCGGCTGGGTGGCGCAACTGGATTACGCCCTGGCCGAAGTGCGCCACGCCGGGGAAGGCTTGCTGGATCTGGCGATTGGTGGAACAGCGGTGGGCACGGGCCTGAACGCTCACCCACAGTTTGGCGATCTGGCCGCGAAGAAGTACGAGGCCGAGACGGGCTTTGCCTTCCGCAGCGCCGAGAACAAGTTCGCCGCCCTGAGCGCCCACGACGCCTTGGTACAGACCTCCGCCGCGCTGCGGACGCTGGCCGGGGCGCTGATGAAGATGGCCAACGACGTGCGCTGGCTGGCCAGCGGCCCGCGCAACGGCATCGGCGAGATCACCATTCCCGAGAACGAGCCGGGCAGCAGCATCATGCCCGGCAAGGTCAACCCCACGCAGAGTGAAGCGCTGACAATGGTGGCGACGCGTGTGTTCGGCAACGACGCCACGGTTGCCTTCGCCGGATCGCAGGGCAACTTTCAGCTCAACGTGTTCAAGCCGGTGATGGTCCACGCCGTACTGGAAAGCATCCGCCTGATCAGCGACGCCTCGCTGGCCTTCAACGACAACTGCGCGGTGGGGATCGAGCCGAATTTGGAGAAGATCAAACACAATCTGGACATCAACCTGATGCAGGTCACGGCCCTGAACAAGCACATCGGCTACGACAGGGCAGCGGCTATTGCCAAGAAGGCGCACAAGGACGGCAGCAGCCTGAAAGAGGCGGCGGTGGGCCTGGGCTACGTGACGGACGAGGAGTTTGACGCCTGGGTGGTGCCGCTGGAGATGACGCGGAACTGA
- a CDS encoding GNAT family N-acetyltransferase: MRQTPDFTALGQLRQAAWGGQDDGQRWQPVLERSLTWITAFDGETLVGFVNMAWDGGVHAFLLDTTVHPEWARRGIGTELVRRAAAAAREHGGLEWLHVDYTPHLTGFYEGCGFASTPAGLLKLN, translated from the coding sequence GTGCGCCAAACGCCTGACTTTACCGCGCTGGGTCAGCTTCGGCAGGCAGCCTGGGGCGGCCAGGATGATGGTCAGCGGTGGCAACCCGTCCTCGAACGCAGTTTGACCTGGATCACCGCTTTCGACGGCGAGACTTTAGTGGGCTTCGTCAATATGGCGTGGGACGGCGGCGTCCACGCCTTTTTGCTGGACACCACCGTTCACCCGGAGTGGGCGAGGCGCGGGATTGGCACGGAGCTGGTGCGGCGGGCAGCGGCAGCGGCGCGCGAACACGGCGGGCTGGAATGGCTGCATGTGGACTACACACCCCATCTGACCGGCTTTTACGAGGGTTGCGGTTTCGCTTCCACGCCAGCAGGACTGCTGAAACTGAATTGA
- a CDS encoding VF530 family protein — MLERLHDAYGWEELAHRVPINCFSSNPSIQSSLKFLRRTPWARAKVEGLYLELVSV, encoded by the coding sequence ATGCTGGAGCGCCTGCACGACGCTTACGGCTGGGAGGAACTGGCCCACCGCGTCCCGATCAACTGCTTTTCGTCCAACCCCAGCATTCAGAGCAGCTTGAAATTTCTGCGCCGCACACCCTGGGCGCGGGCGAAGGTGGAGGGGCTGTATCTGGAACTTGTGAGTGTCTAA
- the ubiE gene encoding bifunctional demethylmenaquinone methyltransferase/2-methoxy-6-polyprenyl-1,4-benzoquinol methylase UbiE, translated as MTAAPKKPSVGDKQDKGGDVQAMFADIAPRYDLLNRVLSLGVDRGWRREAAREALAFAPARVLDVATGTADFALELKHRAPQSEVIGSDFVPQMLEIGRTKAASRHLDIRLEEGDALNLPYPDGSFDSVTCAFGFRNFADYARGLSEFWRVLAPGGRAVILEFPPPRAGLFGSLFRFYFQHVLPRIGGLISGNAGAYTYLPESVLAFPPPERLADLMRATGFRTRFRLLSFGIAAIHVGDKL; from the coding sequence ATGACCGCTGCGCCGAAAAAACCCTCCGTGGGTGACAAACAGGACAAGGGCGGCGACGTGCAGGCCATGTTTGCCGACATCGCTCCACGCTATGACCTGCTCAACCGCGTTCTCAGTCTGGGCGTGGACCGGGGCTGGCGGCGTGAGGCCGCGCGTGAGGCGCTGGCGTTTGCCCCTGCACGGGTGTTGGACGTGGCGACGGGAACGGCGGACTTTGCGCTGGAACTCAAGCACCGCGCGCCCCAGTCGGAAGTGATCGGCAGCGATTTCGTGCCGCAGATGCTGGAAATCGGGCGGACCAAGGCGGCCTCACGGCACCTCGACATTCGTTTAGAGGAAGGCGACGCCCTGAACCTACCCTACCCGGACGGCAGTTTCGACAGCGTGACCTGCGCCTTCGGCTTCCGCAATTTCGCCGACTATGCGCGCGGCCTCTCGGAATTCTGGCGGGTGCTGGCTCCGGGCGGGCGGGCCGTGATTCTGGAGTTTCCACCGCCCCGCGCCGGGCTGTTCGGCAGCCTCTTCCGTTTTTACTTTCAGCATGTCCTGCCGCGCATCGGCGGCCTGATCAGCGGCAACGCGGGTGCGTACACCTACCTGCCCGAGAGCGTGCTGGCCTTTCCGCCGCCCGAACGCTTGGCCGATCTGATGCGTGCCACGGGCTTCCGCACGCGCTTCCGCCTGCTGAGTTTTGGCATTGCGGCCATTCATGTGGGAGATAAACTATAG
- the dnaK gene encoding molecular chaperone DnaK codes for MAKAVGIDLGTTNSVISVMEGGRPEVIVNSEGARTTPSVVAYKGDERLVGQIARRQAALNPAATLFEVKRFIGRRWDEVKEEAGRSPFHVKEGEGGSVRIEVNGKDYAPEQVSAEVLRKLVADASAKLGQKITDAVITVPAYFDNSQREATKQAGEIAGLNVLRVINEPTAAALAYGLERKGNETVLVFDLGGGTFDVTILELGDGVFEVKSTAGDTHLGGADFDHRIVDWLAGEFEKEHKFDLRKDKQALQRLIEAAEKGKIELSNATETAISLPFITFDPETRTPMHLERTLTRAKFEELTADLLRRVRQPVEQALKDAKLDASKIDEVILVGGSTRTPAVKRIVQELIGKTPNESVNPDEAVALGAAVQAGIIQGDSSLGDIVLVDVTPLTLGVEVKGGMIAPMITRNTTVPAKKTEIYTTAENNQPGVEINVLQGERPMANDNKSLGRFKLEGIPPMPAGRAQIEVTFDIDANGILHVTAKEKNSGKESSIRIENTTTLDKSDVEKMVKEAEENAVADKARREKVEKRNNLDSLRVQALGQIEENASAPQDAKDKLKAAADQAEEAVRNDDDTQIADAQKKLEEELREFMTANQNAAQGQPEGQDGGVNMGKDKAEDDDVIDADFKPAP; via the coding sequence ATGGCTAAAGCTGTTGGGATCGACCTGGGCACCACCAATTCCGTTATTTCTGTCATGGAGGGCGGACGCCCCGAAGTGATCGTGAACTCTGAGGGCGCGCGCACCACGCCGTCCGTCGTGGCCTACAAGGGCGACGAGCGTCTGGTGGGCCAGATTGCCCGCCGTCAGGCCGCGCTGAACCCCGCCGCAACGTTGTTTGAAGTCAAGCGCTTCATTGGCCGCCGCTGGGATGAGGTCAAGGAAGAAGCCGGACGCAGCCCCTTTCACGTCAAGGAAGGCGAGGGCGGCTCGGTGCGGATTGAAGTGAACGGCAAGGACTACGCCCCCGAGCAGGTCAGCGCGGAAGTGCTGCGGAAGCTGGTGGCCGACGCCAGCGCCAAGCTGGGCCAGAAGATCACCGACGCCGTGATCACGGTGCCCGCTTACTTTGACAACAGCCAGCGTGAAGCCACCAAGCAGGCCGGGGAAATCGCGGGCCTGAACGTGCTGCGCGTGATCAACGAACCCACCGCCGCCGCACTGGCCTACGGCCTGGAGCGCAAGGGCAACGAGACCGTGCTGGTCTTTGACCTGGGGGGCGGCACGTTTGACGTGACCATCCTGGAACTGGGCGACGGCGTGTTTGAAGTGAAATCCACCGCCGGGGACACCCACCTAGGCGGCGCGGACTTCGATCACCGAATTGTGGACTGGCTGGCCGGGGAGTTCGAGAAGGAGCATAAGTTCGATCTCCGCAAGGACAAGCAGGCCCTCCAGCGTCTGATCGAGGCCGCCGAGAAGGGCAAGATCGAGCTGTCCAACGCCACCGAAACGGCCATCAGCCTGCCCTTCATCACCTTTGACCCGGAAACGCGCACCCCGATGCACCTGGAGCGCACGCTGACCCGCGCCAAGTTCGAGGAACTGACCGCCGACCTGCTGCGCCGCGTGCGCCAGCCCGTCGAGCAGGCCCTCAAGGACGCCAAGCTGGACGCCAGCAAGATCGACGAGGTGATTCTGGTGGGCGGCAGCACCCGCACCCCCGCCGTCAAGCGCATCGTGCAGGAACTGATCGGCAAGACCCCCAACGAGTCCGTCAACCCTGACGAAGCGGTGGCGCTGGGCGCTGCGGTGCAGGCAGGCATCATCCAGGGCGACTCCAGCCTGGGCGACATCGTGCTGGTGGACGTGACCCCGCTGACGCTGGGCGTGGAAGTCAAGGGCGGCATGATCGCGCCGATGATCACCCGCAACACCACCGTTCCCGCCAAGAAGACCGAGATCTACACCACCGCCGAGAACAACCAGCCGGGCGTGGAAATCAACGTGTTGCAGGGCGAGCGCCCGATGGCGAACGACAACAAGAGCCTGGGCCGCTTCAAGCTGGAAGGTATCCCCCCCATGCCCGCTGGACGTGCACAGATCGAAGTGACCTTCGACATTGACGCCAACGGCATCCTGCATGTGACCGCCAAGGAAAAGAACAGCGGCAAGGAATCCAGCATCCGCATCGAGAACACCACCACGCTGGACAAGAGCGATGTGGAGAAGATGGTCAAGGAAGCTGAGGAAAACGCCGTGGCCGACAAGGCCCGCCGCGAGAAGGTCGAGAAGCGCAACAACCTCGACAGCCTGCGTGTTCAGGCGCTGGGACAGATCGAGGAAAATGCCTCTGCCCCGCAGGATGCCAAGGACAAGCTGAAGGCTGCCGCCGATCAGGCCGAGGAAGCCGTCCGCAACGACGACGACACCCAGATTGCCGACGCCCAGAAGAAGCTGGAAGAGGAACTGCGCGAGTTCATGACTGCCAACCAGAACGCGGCTCAGGGCCAGCCCGAGGGTCAGGACGGCGGCGTGAATATGGGCAAGGACAAGGCCGAGGATGACGACGTGATCGACGCGGATTTCAAGCCCGCGCCCTGA
- a CDS encoding LysM peptidoglycan-binding domain-containing protein — protein MPLTRHGLWWRGMIEQLHRPASRPSPLLRRWLLGAVLLGLAVTPAGAASTQTYTVKSGDTLFGVAQKAGTSVPALLKLNGLSGTALRPGQVLKLRPASSAPVKPSQNAVVQKAVVPKLPPLPPATPRPDQAKVRGPSKWQTPPPATVTSFIGWALPGLDSPLGDALPIRTYLPGLGFSLQTYNNCGPSALSSVLGFYKVQIGQNIIQRTARPDGGYMQISAIAPELQKFKLRTLTVRGGHLSQIKRLLALGIPVIVLQWYERPGEVPHFRVVRGYDEQAGLVWVSDSMVGPLAYLSYHSFNALWNTQSRQMFPVYPEGYDKLVRRLVGQG, from the coding sequence ATGCCCTTAACCCGCCACGGTTTATGGTGGCGGGGAATGATCGAGCAACTGCACAGGCCAGCGTCCAGGCCCTCTCCCCTGCTGCGGCGCTGGCTGCTGGGCGCGGTTCTGCTTGGGCTGGCGGTCACCCCGGCTGGGGCCGCCTCGACACAGACCTACACGGTGAAAAGCGGTGACACGCTGTTCGGTGTGGCCCAGAAGGCGGGCACCTCGGTTCCGGCATTGCTGAAACTCAACGGGCTGAGCGGGACGGCGCTGCGGCCAGGGCAGGTGCTGAAATTACGTCCGGCCTCAAGTGCGCCCGTGAAGCCGTCTCAGAATGCGGTAGTCCAGAAAGCAGTCGTTCCCAAGCTGCCGCCGCTGCCACCCGCCACGCCGCGCCCCGATCAAGCCAAGGTTAGGGGTCCCTCGAAATGGCAGACCCCTCCCCCGGCCACCGTGACCAGTTTCATCGGCTGGGCACTGCCCGGTCTGGATTCCCCGCTGGGAGACGCGCTGCCGATCCGCACCTACCTGCCGGGCCTGGGCTTCAGTTTGCAGACGTACAACAACTGCGGCCCCAGCGCGCTGTCCTCGGTGCTGGGTTTTTACAAGGTGCAGATCGGCCAAAATATCATCCAGCGCACCGCGCGCCCGGACGGCGGATACATGCAGATCAGCGCCATCGCCCCGGAACTCCAGAAATTCAAACTCCGCACGCTGACGGTGCGCGGCGGCCATCTGTCACAGATCAAGCGGCTACTGGCGCTGGGCATTCCGGTGATCGTGCTGCAATGGTACGAACGCCCCGGCGAGGTCCCGCACTTCCGCGTGGTGCGCGGCTACGACGAGCAGGCCGGGCTGGTGTGGGTCAGCGACAGCATGGTGGGACCGCTGGCCTACCTGAGCTACCACAGCTTCAACGCCCTATGGAACACCCAGTCGCGGCAGATGTTCCCGGTCTACCCAGAGGGGTACGACAAGCTGGTGCGGCGGCTGGTGGGCCAGGGCTGA
- a CDS encoding nucleotide exchange factor GrpE, with protein sequence MTDNDTKNGATPETEMDTAENLKFTPVKDDKTIDMDGDIVDADLLDEDGEATDFAGFPGMDEGMMAQVQEMMGKLERVEVLEKENADLKFKLGRLAADFDGYRTRTGQDLEVAEDKGVSKAAEQLMPVYDDLERALTMGSEDPAKLIPGVKAVQSKVLTIFSKLGLELTGQEGEHFDPQWHEALQAVPGDEDDRIVQVFQAGFRMGDRLVRPARVVVSRKG encoded by the coding sequence ATGACAGACAACGACACTAAGAACGGCGCGACGCCCGAAACCGAAATGGATACTGCCGAGAACCTGAAATTCACCCCCGTCAAGGACGACAAGACCATCGACATGGATGGCGACATTGTGGACGCTGACCTGCTGGATGAAGACGGCGAGGCCACCGACTTCGCGGGCTTTCCCGGCATGGACGAGGGCATGATGGCCCAGGTGCAGGAAATGATGGGCAAGCTGGAGCGCGTGGAAGTTCTGGAAAAGGAAAACGCCGATCTGAAATTCAAGCTGGGGCGTCTGGCCGCCGACTTTGACGGCTACCGCACCCGCACGGGCCAGGACCTCGAAGTCGCCGAAGACAAGGGCGTTTCCAAGGCTGCCGAGCAACTGATGCCCGTCTATGACGATCTGGAACGTGCCCTCACGATGGGATCGGAAGACCCCGCCAAGCTGATTCCTGGCGTCAAGGCCGTGCAGAGCAAGGTGCTGACCATCTTTTCCAAGCTGGGTCTGGAACTGACCGGCCAGGAAGGCGAACACTTTGACCCCCAGTGGCACGAGGCGCTTCAGGCCGTCCCCGGCGACGAGGATGACAGGATCGTGCAGGTGTTTCAGGCAGGCTTCCGCATGGGTGACCGGCTGGTACGCCCGGCCCGCGTCGTCGTGAGCCGCAAGGGTTGA
- a CDS encoding NPCBM/NEW2 domain-containing protein: MSHSPRSTLSLTALALTLTLAACSQQTAAPQADEQSGSQFVYDGTDHSWVSPDNGLVGMEAEVARMKALTINTGNNMLSGEAWTAATSGYGPIERNMSNGESGARDGRMLAVNGKKYDSGFGVHANSSMTFNLGGKCKRFISDVGIDDEVGNQGSVVFQVYADGVKLFDSGKMTGADGTKTVNVDIAGRKELKLMVTDAGDNNYYDHADWGGAILVDCNAAGAVVPAPVPTPTPPAPAPAPATWTRIAGEGESFSVSGTQRVRYGAGTAWIVKDVTSSGQCTNGFFGNDPAYGTTKSCEINAPASAPTPVPAPTPPAPTPPSGNVNYSGPFVITKGGTYRGNWESMNPNVPAVLIQTSDPVVIEGSNLRGRGELIRGWKVNLTVRNSNGYGMNPNVYGGHAGRFIAAEEVYNLRVENNYLEGTSGIYVNQFYGKGDGQTIKILRNKAKNIDGRKSDGNGGYNGDRYYVQFAQIAKVQNVPGMEIAWNQVINEPGLSSLEENINLYSTSGTAGSRMQIHDNYIQGAFAIKAATDGAYSGGGIMLGDGPVGNLGEAGGYVDVYNNQIVSTSNQGIGIAGGHDHNVFNNRILSSGRLPTGEINKAQNVGIYVWDVMNGKGSNTWFNNTVHDNVIGWTRVNANNSTWLNNTWFADCSNTCYNNASWSGAVTMDTEKQEFQMWQNKFRAAGMSMGPN, from the coding sequence ATGTCTCACTCCCCCCGCTCAACCCTGTCTCTGACCGCCCTCGCCCTGACCCTGACCCTGGCTGCCTGTTCGCAGCAGACCGCCGCGCCCCAGGCCGACGAGCAAAGCGGCAGCCAGTTCGTCTATGACGGCACGGATCACTCCTGGGTTTCTCCTGACAACGGTCTGGTGGGCATGGAAGCCGAGGTGGCCAGGATGAAGGCGCTGACGATCAACACCGGCAACAACATGCTGAGCGGCGAGGCGTGGACGGCGGCCACCAGCGGGTACGGACCGATCGAGCGCAACATGAGCAATGGTGAATCCGGGGCCAGAGACGGGCGCATGCTGGCCGTGAACGGCAAGAAGTATGACAGTGGGTTTGGGGTGCATGCCAATTCCTCGATGACCTTCAATCTGGGTGGTAAATGCAAGCGCTTTATCAGCGACGTGGGTATTGATGACGAGGTGGGCAACCAGGGCAGCGTGGTGTTCCAGGTGTACGCAGACGGCGTCAAACTGTTCGACAGTGGGAAGATGACCGGCGCGGACGGTACAAAGACCGTCAACGTCGACATCGCGGGCCGTAAGGAACTCAAGCTGATGGTCACCGACGCGGGCGACAACAACTACTACGATCACGCCGACTGGGGCGGAGCCATTCTGGTGGATTGCAACGCAGCCGGGGCCGTTGTTCCTGCGCCCGTCCCGACGCCGACTCCCCCCGCACCTGCGCCCGCACCTGCAACTTGGACCAGGATCGCCGGCGAGGGTGAGTCTTTCTCTGTCAGCGGAACGCAAAGGGTCAGATACGGCGCTGGCACCGCGTGGATCGTAAAAGACGTCACCTCCAGTGGCCAATGCACCAACGGGTTCTTCGGCAACGATCCGGCCTATGGCACGACGAAATCTTGCGAGATCAATGCACCTGCATCTGCACCCACTCCAGTCCCTGCACCCACTCCGCCTGCGCCCACACCTCCGTCCGGCAACGTGAATTACAGCGGTCCGTTTGTGATTACCAAGGGCGGCACCTACCGGGGCAACTGGGAAAGCATGAATCCCAATGTGCCTGCGGTCCTCATCCAGACTTCAGACCCCGTGGTGATCGAAGGCTCCAACCTGCGCGGACGCGGCGAGTTGATTCGCGGCTGGAAGGTCAACCTGACGGTCCGCAACTCCAACGGCTACGGCATGAACCCTAATGTCTACGGCGGACATGCTGGGCGCTTCATCGCTGCCGAGGAAGTCTATAACCTCCGTGTGGAGAACAATTACCTGGAAGGCACCTCGGGGATCTACGTTAATCAGTTCTACGGCAAGGGCGATGGGCAGACCATCAAGATCCTGCGTAACAAGGCCAAGAATATCGATGGCCGCAAGAGTGACGGCAACGGTGGGTACAACGGCGATCGGTATTATGTCCAGTTCGCGCAGATCGCCAAGGTGCAAAATGTGCCGGGCATGGAGATCGCCTGGAACCAGGTCATCAACGAGCCGGGCCTCAGCTCTCTGGAAGAGAACATCAACCTGTATTCCACCAGCGGCACTGCCGGAAGCCGGATGCAGATCCACGACAACTACATCCAGGGGGCGTTCGCCATCAAGGCGGCCACGGACGGTGCTTATTCCGGCGGCGGCATCATGCTGGGTGACGGTCCGGTGGGCAATTTGGGCGAGGCGGGCGGTTACGTCGATGTCTACAACAACCAGATCGTCAGCACCTCCAACCAGGGGATTGGCATCGCGGGCGGGCATGATCACAACGTGTTTAACAACCGTATCCTGTCGAGTGGACGCCTGCCTACCGGCGAGATCAACAAGGCCCAGAACGTCGGGATCTACGTCTGGGACGTCATGAACGGCAAGGGCAGCAACACCTGGTTTAACAACACGGTTCACGACAACGTGATCGGCTGGACCCGCGTCAATGCCAACAACAGCACCTGGCTCAACAACACCTGGTTCGCCGACTGCTCCAACACCTGTTACAACAACGCCTCCTGGTCCGGCGCAGTGACGATGGACACCGAGAAGCAGGAGTTCCAGATGTGGCAGAACAAGTTCCGCGCCGCTGGCATGAGCATGGGACCCAACTGA